In Wolinella succinogenes DSM 1740, a single genomic region encodes these proteins:
- a CDS encoding DUF4149 domain-containing protein, which produces MFQGKLLLPLAKTLYLWVLGVTIGAIIALGVFGAPVIFKAWFYLPDLPLTKFHSGILMTQIFVKFGYLLNFTAFFIITYEILAFKLGASRPPFLLFGGLSVIGIFLFTLYYTPYIIEAQKLGEEATGSSAFASMHIQSEWVFKLLLLTLSLLFFSRILNLLGRK; this is translated from the coding sequence ATGTTTCAAGGCAAACTCCTCCTTCCCCTAGCTAAAACCCTCTATCTTTGGGTACTCGGAGTCACCATCGGGGCGATTATCGCTCTAGGGGTTTTTGGCGCTCCCGTCATCTTTAAAGCGTGGTTCTACCTCCCTGATCTTCCCCTCACCAAGTTTCACTCAGGGATTCTTATGACCCAAATCTTTGTGAAATTTGGCTACCTGCTCAACTTCACCGCTTTTTTCATTATCACCTATGAGATTCTCGCCTTCAAACTTGGAGCCTCACGCCCTCCATTCCTTCTCTTTGGCGGTCTTAGTGTAATAGGCATTTTCCTCTTCACGCTCTACTACACCCCCTATATCATTGAGGCTCAAAAATTAGGCGAAGAGGCGACAGGGAGCTCGGCTTTTGCTTCCATGCATATTCAATCAGAGTGGGTCTTCAAGCTCCTGCTCCTCACCCTCTCGCTCCTCTTTTTCTCTCGAATCCTTAATCTTCTCGGTCGCAAATAG
- a CDS encoding YaaA family protein translates to MKILLAPSESKIFPTHQASRALEFIFQGGGARGRTLEAYEEWMRQGSEAEILRLWGQKRLELEALGFCQNLAHSPREKAIRLYNGVAFKALEYETLPLEAQEWVDHSTLIFSNLFGIILAKEEIPYYRLKQGSSWEGFETRRYHQAFEAELLEWLGDEVIVDLRAEFYHASFTPLSPTYRPLFYQRGKKVSHYAKHYRGRFLRQLALRGEEALYGRNILEEEGVLLKGISVKQNLHLMEFELLH, encoded by the coding sequence TTGAAAATCTTGCTCGCCCCTAGCGAATCAAAAATTTTCCCCACCCACCAAGCCTCTAGAGCGCTTGAGTTTATTTTTCAAGGAGGAGGAGCGCGAGGGCGTACTTTGGAGGCGTATGAGGAGTGGATGAGGCAGGGTAGCGAGGCGGAGATTTTGCGTCTTTGGGGGCAGAAACGCCTAGAGCTAGAGGCACTTGGTTTTTGCCAGAATCTTGCGCACTCCCCAAGGGAGAAGGCGATTAGACTCTATAATGGCGTAGCCTTTAAGGCGCTTGAGTATGAGACGCTTCCTTTGGAGGCGCAAGAGTGGGTGGATCATTCGACATTAATCTTCTCCAATCTCTTTGGAATCATCCTTGCCAAAGAAGAGATTCCCTACTATCGGCTTAAACAGGGGAGTAGCTGGGAGGGATTTGAGACTCGACGCTATCATCAGGCGTTTGAAGCGGAGCTTTTGGAGTGGCTAGGGGATGAGGTCATTGTCGATCTTCGTGCTGAGTTTTATCATGCCAGCTTTACCCCTTTAAGCCCCACCTATCGCCCCCTCTTCTACCAAAGAGGCAAAAAGGTGAGCCACTACGCCAAGCATTATCGTGGGCGCTTTTTGCGTCAGCTAGCCCTCAGGGGCGAAGAGGCGCTCTATGGGCGGAATATCCTAGAAGAAGAAGGGGTGTTACTCAAAGGAATCTCAGTGAAGCAAAACCTCCATTTGATGGAGTTTGAGCTACTTCATTGA